The proteins below come from a single Cannabis sativa cultivar Pink pepper isolate KNU-18-1 chromosome 3, ASM2916894v1, whole genome shotgun sequence genomic window:
- the LOC133036201 gene encoding uncharacterized protein LOC133036201 — protein MPTCKYTGSEDPLTHVENFKIQMDLQGIRDDLRCRIFPATLTDTAQQWFTKLPPGRITSSDEFEGLFYTQFSSARQIPAELGDLVAIKQKPDEPLKDYIQHFKQEATKVKNLSDDGKRAAIMGGILVGNRLWKDTRRKPTHTMRDFLDRADEFIKLEEAEQNAQNFNHTKNKKNGTSSNSQSSQGGNARNGSNNGKRGNNSNGSNNNDNKRLKNTPELARRDPIPRFTTYSLLLDTRENIYNATHSVVPYRKPYPMRKDISKRDMNKFCRFHNDYGHDTDECNNLKAETNPYYERLP, from the coding sequence ATGCCCACTTGCAAGTACACGGGTAGTGAAGACCCATTAACTCATGTGGAGAACTTCAAAATCCAAATGGACCTTCAAGGAATCAGGGATGACCTTAGGTGTCGAATTTTCCCTGCAACCCTCACGGACACGGCGCAACAATGGTTTACTAAACTACCCCCAGGAAGAATTACTTCTTCGGATGAGTTTGAGGGGTTATTTTACACCCAATTCTCTTCAGCCCGACAGATACCAGCAGAGTTGGGTGACTTAGTCGCCATCAAGCAGAAGCCCGATGAGCCACTAAAAGACTACATTCAACATTTTAAGCAAGAGGCAACCAAAGTAAAAAATCTAAGCGATGATGGCAAGCGGGCCGCCATCATGGGAGGCATCCTTGTGGGAAATCGGCTATGGAAAGATACAAGGCGGAAACCAACCCATACTATGAGAGACTTTCTTGATAGAGCAGATGAGTTTATTAAATTGGAAGAAGCCGAGCAAAACGCTCAAAACTTCAACCAcactaagaataaaaaaaacgGAACAAGCTCAAATAGTCAAAGCTCTCAAGGGGGTAACGCTAGGAATGGCTCCAACAATGGTAAGAGAGGGAATAACAGTAATGGCAGTAACAACAATGATAACAAAAGACTAAAGAATACCCCCGAGCTAGCCAGGCGAGATCCAATTCCAAGGTTCACCACCTATAGCCTGCTCTTGGACACAAGAGAAAATATCTACAATGCAACTCACTCAGTGGTACCGTACCGCAAACCTTATCCCATGAGAAAGGACATTAGCAAACGCGACATGAACAAGTTTTGTCGATTCCACAATGACTACGGTCATGACACTGATGAGTGCAATAATCTGAAGGCGGAAACCAACCCATACTATGAGAGACTTCCTTGA